The proteins below are encoded in one region of Conger conger chromosome 17, fConCon1.1, whole genome shotgun sequence:
- the LOC133116848 gene encoding cyclin-dependent kinase 5 activator 1-like, which produces MGTVLSLSPTSRKGAVQDKTNAAGGKTDKTLKRHSDLISALTWKRLVSASAKKKSTKKVGPNPPPAQAKNNQVEHLNNENLKKSQQSTSDQKGSHRDHKTVPLAVPVPTVPEKSIHQDQTQNLLQNGKQIVSVKKQSSDQSLLSPIRVVVQASTGELLRCLGEFMCRRCFKLKELTPSEVILWFRNVDRSLLMQGWQEQGFITPATLVFVYLLCREAVTSEVDNENELQATFLTCLYLAYSYMGNEISYPLKPFLVEANKDIFWDRSLEVIDKMSAKMLQINSDPQFFTEVFQDLKNEGESGETKSKVTHILDR; this is translated from the coding sequence ATGGGTACAGTGCTTTCCCTATCTCCAACATCACGGAAAGGAGCCGTTCAAGATAAAACGAACGCGGCAGGTGGGAAGACGGACAAAACCCTTAAGCGACATTCTGATCTGATATCAGCCCTCACATGGAAGCGACTGGTTTCTGCTTCGGCCAAGAAAAAGAGTACCAAGAAAGTTGGTCCGAACCCGCCACCGGCGCAGGCTAAAAACAACCAAGTCGAACACCTAAATAATGAAAATTTAAAGAAATCTCAGCAGTCGACTTCAGACCAGAAAGGGTCGCATCGGGATCACAAGACAGTACCGCTGGCGGTACCGGTACCGACCGTTCCGGAAAAGAGCATACATCAAGACCAAACCCAAAATCTGCTACAGAATGGCAAACAGATTGTATCGGTCAAAAAGCAGTCTAGCGACCAGTCTCTGCTATCGCCAATACGCGTAGTTGTTCAGGCGTCAACCGGAGAGTTGCTGCGCTGTTTGGGAGAATTCATGTGTCGTAGGTGCTTTAAATTGAAAGAGCTAACCCCCAGTGAGGTTATCCTGTGGTTTCGAAATGTGGACCGATCCCTCCTGATGCAAGGCTGGCAAGAACAAGGATTCATTACACCCGCCACCCTTGTGTTTGTCTATCTGCTTTGTAGAGAAGCCGTGACCAGCGAAGTCGACAACGAAAATGAACTTCAAGCCACCTTCCTGACCTGCCTCTACTTGGCTTACTCCTACATGGGAAACGAGATTTCATACCCACTGAAACCCTTCCTTGTGGAAGCTAACAAGGACATCTTCTGGGACCGATCCCTGGAAGTCATTGATAAAATGAGTGCCAAAATGTTGCAGATCAATTCGGATCCACAGTTCTTCACCGAGGTATTTCAGGACCTCAAAAACGAGGGAGAATCAGGGGAAACGAAGAGCAAAGTGACACATATCCTGGACCGCTAA
- the LOC133117114 gene encoding protein FEV-like — MKQKCGGNLMFNMYLSDSTENLLKDSRACWNPINTGIQKGSGQIQLWQFLLELLSDSSNVTCIAWEGTNGEFKLIDPDEVARRWGERKSKPNMNYDKLSRALRYYYDKNIMTKVHGKRYAYKFDFHGLAQVCQPSPAENALYKYQSNFASMPFSGISKLNLVAPSVGPSGFSYWHSSAPTFYNSHTLQAPGPFGAVSAAHMTCVNNINNVNNINNHYN, encoded by the exons ATGAAACAGAAGTGTGGAGGAAACCTTATGTTTAACATGTATCTCTCAG attCAACAGAAAACTTGTTGAAAGATTCCCGCGCATGTTGGAACCCAATTAACACTGGAATACAGAAAG GTAGTGGACAAATACAGCTATGGCAGTTTCTGCTCGAACTCTTGTCCGACAGCTCCAACGTGACCTGTATTGCGTGGGAAGGGACGAACGGggaattcaagctcattgaccCCGACGAGGTTGCCAGACGGTGGGGCGAGCGGAAGAGTAAGCCAAACATGAACTACGACAAACTAAGCCGTGCGCTTCGCTACTACTATGACAAAAACATAATGACTAAAGTCCATGGAAAGCGATATGCCTACAAATTTGACTTCCACGGTCTTGCACAGGTGTGCCAACCTTCGCCTGCGGAAAACGCTCTGTATAAATACCAGAGTAATTTTGCCTCCATGCCGTTTTCTGGCATTTCCAAACTCAACCTTGTTGCGCCAAGTGTCGGTCCATCCGGATTCTCGTACTGGCACAGCTCAGCGCCAACTTTCTACAATAGCCACACCCTACAAGCTCCAGGACCATTTGGAGCCGTATCTGCAGCGCATATGACCTGTGTAAATAATATCAACAATgtaaacaatataaataatcaTTACAATTGA